TATATGAATACAAATGTAAGACTGGTTGGTGTTGGTGCTGGGCTTACTTATGGCCCTGCTGGAGCTACGCACCATTCTATTGAAGACATTGCTATCATGAGGGCACTTCCAAACATGACCATCTTCGCACCATCCGACCCACTAGAAGTGGAAAAAATAACAGCAGAGTCTATCGATCACAAAGGTCCTATATATTTTAGGCTGGCTAAAAAAGGTGAACCAATTATCAGCACTGAAGTAGCTAACATTCAAATTGGTAAAGCTAATATAATCCGTCAAAACCCTCAAAGTTCTATTGCTATTTTATTTACAAGTAATGCTTCTGATATTGCTATAGAAGTTACGGACAATCTAGAAAATTTAGGAAAACATACAGATTTAATCAGTATACATACAATTAAGCCATTTGATTATGATTTGTTAGAAAATTTACTATCAACAAAGCAGTATATTTTCAGTATTGAAGAGCATAGTATTATTGGAGGGTTAGGAAGTGTTATTGCTGAATACATTGCTGAATCACACTACAATCCTATTTTTAAACGATTTGCACTACCAGATGAATACTCACATTATGTTGGTAGTCAACAGTACATTCGTGAAAAATATGGTTTTACTAAAGATCATATTCTAAAAAATATACTGGAACAATTAGTATGAATACAATAATTAAAGAAGATATGGAATATTTAAGTTCGGTAGTTGTAGATTATGAAAGATTTAGTAATAAGACAATTCTAATTACAGGAGGAAATGGTTTTCTACCCGCATATATGGTTGATTTCCTTATGTATTTAAACAATAATAAATTATTAACATCCTCATGCAAGGTTATAGTTCTAGTCAGAAACTTGACACATGCT
Above is a window of Sulfurovum riftiae DNA encoding:
- a CDS encoding transketolase family protein produces the protein MRNTFVKTLVKLAQEDDRIFLITPDLGFSVLEEFEEKFPDRFLNVGIAEANAVSIASGLALSGKITYVYSIMPFVTMRPFEQIRVDVAYMNTNVRLVGVGAGLTYGPAGATHHSIEDIAIMRALPNMTIFAPSDPLEVEKITAESIDHKGPIYFRLAKKGEPIISTEVANIQIGKANIIRQNPQSSIAILFTSNASDIAIEVTDNLENLGKHTDLISIHTIKPFDYDLLENLLSTKQYIFSIEEHSIIGGLGSVIAEYIAESHYNPIFKRFALPDEYSHYVGSQQYIREKYGFTKDHILKNILEQLV